In Boudabousia tangfeifanii, the DNA window TGCCCGGCTAAGGCGATTAAGGATTTACCCGAACCAGTGGGGGTAGTGGCGATCACATGATTATCGCTAAAAATCTCTAAAGCTGATTCTGCTTGATGCGGATACAAGGGTCTACCACCAGCTTCTGCCCATTCGGTAAAGGCAGAGAAGACCTCTGTGGGATCGTTGATTCTCCCTTGATCTTCTAAATCGTCAAGTAGTAGATTTAAACTGGCGCTCTGTTGCATGGTTATATCATCTCAATAGTAACGGTACGGTTGCAAAAGACGTGCCAAAAAGCCAATGTGCGATAATGGTATTACACTATTACTGATTAATTTTACCCTTATCAGAAATTAGATGGAGCTTTACGTGGATGCTTTAGCCTCGCTACTCGGTCAAATTGGTGACTGGATTACGCTTTACATCACCGCTGTAGTACTTGCGGGTGCTGGGATTGCGTTCACTATCGCCACCCGTGGTGTCCAGTTCCGTTTATTTAGACAAATGTGGAAGGTTGTCTTGCATTCTCGTGAGAATGCAAGAGGTGGGATTTCATCTTTCCAAGCCTTCGCAATTTCCTTAGCTGCCCGAGTGGGCATTGGGAACGTTTTTGGGGTGGCAGTAGCTCTCCTGCTTGGTGGTCCGGGTGCAATCTTCTGGATGTGGATAGTTGCTCTACTTGGTATGGCAACCGCGTTCTACGAGGCAACCACCGCTCAAATTTTCAAAGTTCGCAGTGACAAGGGAACTTTTGTTGGGGGCCCGGCTTACTACCTCAGTCTTGGGCTAAAACAAAAATGGTTAGGCGTCCTATTTGCGTTTATTACGGTAATTACTTGCGCCTTCACCATCACTATGTTGCAAGCAAATGCGATTAGTTCCACGATGGATAGCTACGGAGTGGCCAAGCCAGTATGGACTGCGATTATTTTAGCTGTCCTCACCGCGCTAGTGGTGCAGGGTGGGATTAAATCTGTCGCCCGAGTTACCGAGATCTTAGCACCAGTGATGGCTGGTATTTACGTGCTCGTAGCGCTTTTGATCATGCTATTGAATCTTTCCGCAGTACCGGAAGTCTTCCGCCTAATCTTCACCTCGGCATTCTCGGTGAATCCAGTGGTCGGCGGACTCGGAGGTGGCATTGTTGCTGCGATTATTAACGGAACCAAACGAGGGCTATTCTCCAATGAAGCTGGTCAAGGCACTGCCCCTAATGCGGCTGCTACGGCAAATGCATCTCATCCGGTACAGCAGGGCTTGATTCAGTCGTTGGGCGTATTTCTAGACACGATTGTAGTCTGCTCAGCTACTGCCTTTGTGATTCTTTTGGCGGGTAAAGAGGTTTGGGAAGACCCTCAAAGCAACCCTGCGACGTTGACTACTGCAGCAATTGCTTCGTTGCTTGGTTCAGGTGCCATCATTCCGATGACCATCATGATTTTCGTGCTTGCCTTTAGCTCCATCATTGCAGCCTACGTCTATTCGGAAGTTAATCTACGATTCTTTACCAATAATCCGCAAGCTATTATGGCTGTGCGAGTTGTATCTGTCGTTTCAGTAGTCCTCGGTTGTCTTGCTCCCTTGCCAATCGTATGGAACACAGTAGATATCGCGATGGCCATCATGACTTTGGTAAATCTGGTTGGTCTACTTGGTTTGATGCCGTGGGCTGCCGGGGCGTTGCGTGATTACGAACAACAACTTAAATCCGGAAATAACGAACCTGTATTTGTCGGGAAAAATAACAGTTATCTACCATCAACCCTTCCAACTGATATTTGGCAGTGAGAGGAACAATCATGAGACCAGTAGCATTCGAAGATACTGTAAAGCTAGTTAATGACTACCTTTATGGGTATATTCTGCTTTACTTACTAGTTGGCGTCGGTTTGGTCCTGACTGTTTATTTAGGAGCGCCGCAGATCCGCCACCTGGGAGCAATTTTTAAGTCGCTTAGCGGCTCTCGTAAAAAGAGCAAGGATCAGATTTCTTCCTTCCAAGCATTTGCCGTGGGAGTTGGAACTCGTGTCGGTATTGGCAATATTGGTGGCGTCGCCCTCGCATTGCTGCTAGGTGGGCCAGGCGCAATTTTCTGGATGTGGTTGATTGCCCTTATCGGGATGGCAACGGCTTTCTCAGAATCGAGCCTAGCTCAGCTCTTTAAGATTCGGCACCGTGATGGTACCTTCCGTGGTGGACCGGCATACTACATGACCATTGGTTTGGGAAACAAAACCATGGCGTTGATTTTTGCGGCTATCACCGTCCTTGCCTCCGGCGTCGCAGTTCCAATGGTGCAGGTAAATGCGATCGCTTCGGTGATGCAGGAAAACCATGGTATCGATCCTTGGGTTACCGCTCTTATTATGATGTTCTTGCTGGCGCCAGTAATCCTAGGTGGGGTTAAGAAAGTAGCGCAGGTAGCGGAAGCGCTAGTGCCAATCATGGCTTTGCTATACCTTGGTCTCGCCATCGTGGTAATCGTGGTTAACTTTAGTGCAGCAGGTGCCGCCCTCGGCATGATCTTCAAGGGCGCTTTCGGTTGGCAAGCAGGCTTTGGCGGCGGAAGCGGTGCATTCTTTGCTGCCTTGCTAAATGGTGCTCGTCGTGGTCTCTTCTCCAATGAGGCCGGTCTTGGTACTGCCCCCAACGCTGCCGGTACTGCTACTACTGCTCACCCAGTGCAACAAGGCCTAGTGCAGGCACTTGG includes these proteins:
- a CDS encoding alanine/glycine:cation symporter family protein — encoded protein: MDALASLLGQIGDWITLYITAVVLAGAGIAFTIATRGVQFRLFRQMWKVVLHSRENARGGISSFQAFAISLAARVGIGNVFGVAVALLLGGPGAIFWMWIVALLGMATAFYEATTAQIFKVRSDKGTFVGGPAYYLSLGLKQKWLGVLFAFITVITCAFTITMLQANAISSTMDSYGVAKPVWTAIILAVLTALVVQGGIKSVARVTEILAPVMAGIYVLVALLIMLLNLSAVPEVFRLIFTSAFSVNPVVGGLGGGIVAAIINGTKRGLFSNEAGQGTAPNAAATANASHPVQQGLIQSLGVFLDTIVVCSATAFVILLAGKEVWEDPQSNPATLTTAAIASLLGSGAIIPMTIMIFVLAFSSIIAAYVYSEVNLRFFTNNPQAIMAVRVVSVVSVVLGCLAPLPIVWNTVDIAMAIMTLVNLVGLLGLMPWAAGALRDYEQQLKSGNNEPVFVGKNNSYLPSTLPTDIWQ
- a CDS encoding alanine/glycine:cation symporter family protein → MRPVAFEDTVKLVNDYLYGYILLYLLVGVGLVLTVYLGAPQIRHLGAIFKSLSGSRKKSKDQISSFQAFAVGVGTRVGIGNIGGVALALLLGGPGAIFWMWLIALIGMATAFSESSLAQLFKIRHRDGTFRGGPAYYMTIGLGNKTMALIFAAITVLASGVAVPMVQVNAIASVMQENHGIDPWVTALIMMFLLAPVILGGVKKVAQVAEALVPIMALLYLGLAIVVIVVNFSAAGAALGMIFKGAFGWQAGFGGGSGAFFAALLNGARRGLFSNEAGLGTAPNAAGTATTAHPVQQGLVQALGVFVDTILVCTATALLILIALPEKLVGGTADMAGSLTSNALIYVFGSWITPLVTFIIFIFVYTSSFGAYSYGQVALDYIFGDEATSMLYRTFVVIACGWAAMQSLTLVWGISDVLLGLGAIFNLYALIRLAPWTKAILKDWKSQKGSELHFQAKGNPLLPGDVPTDSWD